A DNA window from Candidatus Bathyarchaeota archaeon contains the following coding sequences:
- a CDS encoding 30S ribosomal protein S27ae translates to MSKKPSQADAKAAPAKAKAQKGADGIHTMYKVEGSKVTKARPTCERCGPGYFMADHHNRYTCGHCGFTRYKQK, encoded by the coding sequence ATGTCAAAAAAGCCATCACAAGCAGATGCTAAAGCAGCACCAGCAAAAGCCAAAGCCCAAAAAGGCGCTGACGGCATTCATACAATGTACAAAGTTGAAGGCAGCAAAGTTACAAAGGCACGTCCAACCTGTGAACGTTGCGGACCAGGATACTTCATGGCAGACCACCATAACAGGTACACTTGCGGTCACTGCGGCTTCACCCGCTACAAGCAGAAATAA